aaccaccccaattctgggaagagggtattttcaagttaaaggaaagatggagatgcattgtgcaacaaagtggcttatatttggttgattaaaaatgtaatggcaagtatttattgacctttttctttcctttaaaaatcggcacgaactttccggacaacctaatatgtatgtaggcatggaTGGCTGGATAGTTAGATGGTTTGGATAAATATCTGGGTTGATGAATCAATGAATGGATCGATTGATGGCTTGTATGTTTTCTCTTTATGATTGGCGTTTCAGAGTTAATTTTAACCGCTGACTGGTTCGGCGGCAAAgtgataaataacaaaaatagaagaagaaatataatgaaagatggttttgttctttttttcctcatCATCCACGCAACCCTGCTCATTCTTTATGATTTTAGTAGATCTTGCAGACTTCAATTGTCTCGGATATCATGATTATCGGAAGCGTGGGATGTATAAATCGACGCTCTTTTTCCAAAACGTTTCTATACTTTGACCTCGGCTTGTTAATACATATCTGGTTGCAGTAATGATAACGGTTATAATGTATTAAGGTTCCATTTGCAAAGCGGAAGCACATACTGTGATCAATTTAGAACGAGATATTTTTGATTACAATAACcggtttataatttatttatataatgagAGGTTCATTAATAATAACCGTTTCATAACATTATGTAGTCGACCATGGTGAATATTGAAATGTTCAGCCTACAACGAAGCAGCTAAATACTGTCTTGTGATTAAGTCGATTTTCAAAACCGTTTTGTAGCAGCTCGCTACCcatatctcaagattaatcagccgaaattgcggggatgatccggttcttgactgaggataaaaggataaaaggcttcgaatgacccgtccttgtttttttgtatcggctatctggatgttttgttgtccctttttgtatcacctagttgcccGGATGTTTTGCGTACTTGTTTCATtcgtatttattatacatatatatatatatatatataatatatatatatatatatatctatatatatatatatacatacatatattttcttatttgtgggttaaggctaccattgatttcatgttttccaaaatggaggcaaacacctttctccatgtgatcggcttcaAAATTTGTTAAGATACTTGGATATTTTCCAactcttcttaacatgaaaccaacggtGGCCTTAatcaacaaataaagaaattatttatccaccaatgcggtgttgagcactcattccatCGCtctacatttacgtatatacatatgtgtgtgtatgtatatgtgtgtgttatacataaatatatacattacataaatgtatatgtgtgtgtgtacacataaatatatacattacatgaaTGTGTGCGCGTGATAAAATACGCATGTCCGTTATTAGCATAAAGCCTACTATAGATATGGTATCATAACGTCTAATCTTGCTAGTCTCTGTTTAAAGCTTGTTATTCATTTTCACGAAATGATATTCGAGGTGCTGGGGTGCTTTCTGttgatttttgtcttctttttcctgttttaatTCGTTTCACTTTTGGataaattttcaaacatttaaaGAACGTTACATAACTGCTATCATATAATCTAATTTGTGTTCAGTCAATTGTAAGGTTCCAGCTACCGTACgtctgtatatgtgagtgtctatgtgcgtgtttgtgtacgtgtatgtgtatatatacataaacgaacGCACATAttatatgtcatatatgtgtgtgtgtataagcacgctcgctcgtgtgtgtgcatgcgtagaaACACTTCTACTAGTATGTTGGTACtttcctttacgttctgaatgaAAATCTTGCCGGGTCAACTTTGCACTTCATGCCTTCtggatcaataaaattaagtacctatttctttattacccacaaggggctaaacacagaggggacaaacaaggacagacataggtattaagtcgattacatcgaccccaatgcgtaactggtacttaatttatcgacccgaaaatgaatgatgaaaggcaaagtcgacctcgcggaatttgaactcacaacgtaacggcagacgaaataccgctaagtattttgcccggcgtgctaacgtttctgccagctcgccgccttaaaattaagtaccagctgaacgctggggtcgatgtaatcgactaggctcCTCCCAAAAagatttcaggccatgtgcctatagcagaaaggattattgttgttgttgttgttgttgttgttgcctttgcacagcgtctaacgctggagatgtattcttttactcttttactcttttaattcgttcagccatttcactgcggccatgctggaacactgcctttagtcgagcaaattctttataagcctagtacttattctgtcgatctcttttgtcgaaccgctaagttgcgggcacgtaaacacaccagcatcggttgtcaagcgatgttggggggacaaacacagacacacaaacatatatacaaacatacatatatatatgatgggcttctttcagtttccatctaccaaatccactcacaaggctttgatcgtcccgaggctatagtagaagacacttgccgaaggtgccacgcggtgggactgaacctggaaccatgtggttggtaagcaagctacttaccacacagccacccctacgcctgtgagctgttcactaccagtgaactaaggtaacagcccttatttttcgagtacctttctttatattctgagatcaaactccttccaggtcaactttgcgtctcatccttttgagatcgataaaataagtaccagtcaaatcgactgccccctcccttcaaaattgctggccttgtgctaaacttagaaagaattattacgaCAATTTGTAAGTAATTCTATATGGATGCTTAGTCTATTAATAATTATTGATAGTCGACGCAACCCGTGAGATATTACATGAATGAGCTATTCATTCACTCTTTAGTTTTCCTTCTGGGAATacgaatatataatacattatttctATGTAATCTGCGTATTGGACAAAAACGCTTATTTTCGCTCGGTGACAACCAGAGAAACTGCCTCAGACAACACAGAGCAATACAGAGGAAAGCGTCTGAAGACGTgattcacatgtatgtattcttatgtgctgtacgtatgtgtgagtatatacatgtatgtatgtgtgcgtgtgttttatgtgtgcaagtacgtatgcatatttgtgtgtgcatatatatatatatatatatatatatatatttgtgcgcaagtatgtatacatatatatgtgcaagtatgtatatatatatatttatgtatacatatatatgctcttaTTCCATTTCCGTTTCTCATATATCTGCGtatactctttttattcttttacttgtttcagtcatttgactgcggccatgcaggagcaccacctttagtcgaacacatcgaccccgggacatattctttgaaagcctagtacttattttatcggtctcttttgccgaatcgctaagttacggggacgtaaacacaccagtatcggttgtcaagcgatgttgggggcacaaactcagacacacaaagacacacatatatatatacatatatacgacgggcttctttcagtttccgtctaccaaatccactcacaaagattgtCGCGAGATCGATACCCGGCGGTGTTTCGTTTCCTTGagaaacacactttatttcatgttccaCCAGTCAGCTCAGTAGGCAAAAAAgagatgtacctgtatttcaaagagccatctttgtcacattctgtgtgtcacgctgaatctccctgagaactgcgttaagagtacgtgtgtctgtggagtactcagccacttgcacgttaatttcacgaacaggttgTTCCGTCAATCGTATCATCTAGAACAGAATACCAGTTTTCTTGTGCgggggggatgtgtgtgtgtatatatatatttgtgtgtgtgtttgtatgtatgtgtatttatacacgcacatatatacacacacatatacacatacatacggataCTACTGGATTCCTCACAGTCTCCATTTTATTAACTACATCTCACTAACTATCCATCAACCGGAAGCTATTGAGGAAGACACACGCTCAATGTGCCGTGCAGTCGAATCGAACACAAATCCATCGAAGTTTCAAAAAGAACTTCCTATCGATACGGCTAGAccatcacattaatatatatgtgtacgtgtacctGTGAGTGAGTATACaagcgtgtttatatatgtatgcgtgtgtgcgtgtatctttcATTATTCgtaaatattttcccattaatCATGAAAGCCGTATCTTAGAAACAAGCTGTCGTCGATGAATTTCTAAAAGTTTCACACAAAACCGCATAGcaaattcatttcttttctgttttaatatattttttgtgattttttagggttttttttttagtttttatttctttgtttttcttgttttttatttgttacaCTTATAACGTTTAAGTGATTTTGTATGTCTATCCATAAATGTATGCGTATGcttgtgtacatgtacgtatgtttgaATGCCtttgtacacgtgtatatatatgtgtgtgtatgtgtgcttgattgtctttgtgtatgtgtatatatatatatacatatacacacacacacacaaacatacatacgttaattatttgtgtgtatatatttatgtgtgtgtgtgtatgtatgtgcttatgtttatgtatacatgtgtatgtgaggtTTGTATAATGTAAACGAATCCATTAAGGACGGTAACAGTCTGTACAACCTTTTTCGCTTTTTGTCTCTGTCCGGTTTTAAATGCATATTCACAAATACTTCCACCTACGGTTATTAATCCTGCAAAATGCCCGCCCATCACGTAGACAGTCCGAGTAAATGAGTCGACGAGGGAAACTTTATCTAGTTGtttgacctacaagaaatagcaccTATGTTCCATTAAATCACACTCTAACGCCTTTGAGAGGATACGTTAGCTATTATATACCTGAGTTCGCAGCACATAGAACGAGACGGGACTGTCACGGCTGGCTGGAGTGCCTTTGTTGATAGGTGTGCACGATCATGGGGGATCCAGgctaaatgatataaaaaaaaataataattaatgtcaACCGATTTCATAACCTTTAGACAGAGAACTATGTAGATGATATGGTTCTGGGCATGCAAACTGTCGGGTTGGTCATGATTGGAAcgcctttttatatacatacattcttttattcttttattacacCATCAAGCGAGTGGGCATCAATGTAACCGTTTGACCTACAGGAAACAGTAACGAACCTGTGTTCTCCTCTTCATCTATCTATAACCATAATTAACGGTAATCCAAGGTGGGGAGAGCGTGTACGTGGCCAATcgggctgctagaaatagcacacaaatctttctcaaatacaCCCCAGCATCTTTAGGAGCGGAAGGACAAAGTTGATAATAGGTCTAAAAATATGGATGCTTCTGGTCATAAATGTATTCGGTCAGATTTGACCTTGGCCGAATCAGCGTCTGTGGTTTTGTTGAtaacgttgctgttgttgtttagccccgggtcagcaGACTTCGAGCAGCCATGGTCGAGCAGAGCTACGATCAAAACCATAGCTGTCGTGAATTAGAGTTCATCTGTCAAGGGGTTCCATATGCGGTCCTCTGTCAACCATTGTATTCTTCAGTGAGTTTAAATAGAAGGGCTGCATAATGGAGCTTCAGCGCACAACGAGCCTTTCTTTTTCCTTAGTCTCGCTTCAAGATGGTTCCCACTGTCCGTTTCAAGCATCCTTTACACATTTTCTCTGCTGGAGAACTGAATAGATATCCGAGCAACTAACACCGGAGTTGTTTCCCCCCCTTCCAACAACCACCACTCCCTCGATCTCATCTCAGTTTGTATTATTTTAACTCGTTAATGGTTTTATTTGATTGCTTGAATTCCAAATCGATCTTCTGCCAGAAACAGCGCTGATCTAGCTGGGATACTGCGGCAGCTGACATCAGTGTGGAATGAAAAGTTTATTGTAACAAAATGCATTATCTTCATTGGAAACTGTCTCCTGAGGTTTGGATTCAATTTCCTATgttaagaaatatattcattctaTTTAGCACTGAATGCGTCTCTCATTGTTCGTACTAGCCCTGCTAAActacgatatatgtatgtgtataatgtgcgtatgcatgcagggtcgtgtgattttatatatgtgtgtgtgtgcgtgtgtaaatatatacatatgtatatatatatatatatatatatatatatatatatatattatgtatgatgtatgtatgtatatacatatcacacaaccccacacacacagacacacacacaaacaacactatatatataatatatatatatataattatatataaccgtaCAAAAGTATGTGATATGTACTAGTcagcatacttatatgtatatgtatgtatgtacgtacgaatatatatatatatatgtgtttgtatgtaaatatacatgtgtatgtttacattcatttatctgagtatacataaatgtgtgcgtgtgtgtacgtgtatgtgtgtgtctgtatgtttgtgtgagtgtgtgtgtactcaattgcatatttgcatatctatatgtgcgtATAGAAACTTAATGCATGCTAACCTTCTGGGATGATTAGTGTTTGTATTTGGTTTACAAGCTTATTCACGTGAACTCGTGTCTTGGAAACATATTTTGTAGTATCTCTGCTGCCAGTAATAAGTACACGCACTAGTTCTATTTCAATtcattatttcttaattaatCAATTGATTGGTTACACATTTTGACACTGCCTTTGATGGGTCATAGGTACAATCTTCTATTTTGACGTGGTTTTATGACACCCAGGTAGTCAAGATTAATACTGAGGTTCATAGCTATATGTTCATACTTTTATGATTAACGTAGATGTGCAAAGGTAGCTAGACTGCGATCGAAAGAGAAAATACGAAACATGCAATTGTACAAAGTCACTATTCATCTTTTGAGTTACAAATATGTTTTATTGAATATATGAAACGGTTTAAGATACATATCTATAGCAACTAGGATTGTAAAaagatttcatttaatttcatatgtataatttttatacacaaacatcaaATATTCTGAAGTATTCCGGCCAACATCGGAATTTCCAGAGGGTAGTATAAACTATGTCATTTATCAGAAGTTGGttctatatgtatgcttgtatgtatgtatttatgtatgtgtgtatgtatgcatgtatgtatctatcgatctatctatctatctatctaagttatgcaaacattcatacatacatacatacatacatacatacatacatacatacatacatacatataaatatacatatatatatatatcatataataatatatatatatatatgtgtgtgtgtgtatgtatatatgtatatatatgtgtgtgtgtgtgtgttaaattcatAAGAATCTTATAAACTATTGAGTGAACGTAAAATAATTCTGTTTTGGGAAAAATTGTTCTCGAAGCGCATCTAATATAGCTAAGTGAAAAAATCCTTCTAtactaaatacatatgtatgtatattatctatatatatatataatatatatatatataatatatatatatatgtgtgtgtgtgtgtgtgtggtgtgtggtgtgtggtgttggtttgtgtgtgtgtgtatgcgtgtggtgtgtgtgtttctttgtatagatagatagatagatagatagatagatagatagatagataattgattgattgattgattgattgattgattgatcatatgaaaaatatatggtctaatttctttttctttttttcttttttcctgtccaTTCTCAAcgaaccatcaccactactaccaccgtacgaccaacataaatgaacACTACGAACATtataaccaataataataaaaataacaacatcaacttCTACGCAAACAACAGTTCGCGGGCCTTCACAGAAAAAGTTCGCTACAAACGCAAAACGCTACAGATGATGTCCCGTCCGTTAAAACGATGGCTGCAGGAGAACAGTAAAAATCCTTATCCGTCCCGAGCTGTTAAACAGACACTAGCAAAACGTTCACAGATGACGCTCACACAAGTATCAAACTGGTTCGCCAACATGCGACGACGCCTTAAGAATACTGTTCCATGTAGAGACGGATCTTGGTCGACTCGAATTACAAAGTACAACGACTTCGTGGAGGGCAACGCAGAACGATTTAGCGATTGGTCGGACGGAGACAGCTGCGACCTCGATGACACAGATACAGGTAAGAGACAATAGCTTTTCaccatgtgtgtatctattgtgTTATGCTTGTTGTGTCTAATAAAATACgcgtctctgtatatatatatataatatatatatatatatatatatatatatatataacctaggtccgtgtgtggtttccgcttcatcggggaattatatatatatatatatatatatatatatatatatatatatatatatatatatagatacaaggtTTTGTCTATAtgcaaacgtatgtatatatgtatatatatatataaatacatttatacataatatttacgtattatgtacatattataccataatatattatatatatatatatataatatatatatatatatatattatatataagtacttcatatataaatatataaatatatatatatatatatatataatatatgtacataatatgtacatatatatatacagggtgcggaaaatgattttgacattttctaggTTTAATAAAAGCGAATAGAGTAAAGAACGAAAAATGGGtaccattttgtttcatttgattttgacAATTAAATCAGTCAATAATTAAATCAGTCAATTAAATCAAGTCAAGTTGCTGTCCACACACTGTCGAAAGTTGTCGTGAAAGTTGTCCATAACTCGAcgggtcatttcatgtggaatggcaACAATTTCTTGACGAATGGCATCTTTTTATTGTTCAATAGATCGAGGGTGATGAGTGTATACCTCTGATTCCATGTAcctccacagaaaaaaaaattgcacggGTTCGAATTAGGTGATCGGGCGGGCTAACCGATGTCACCGCGCAATGAGATCAAATGACAGGGGAACATCTCCCTCAAAATCCCCATCGTACGTCGAGAAGTGTGGGCTGTTGCCCCACCCTGTTGAAACCAAACAGTGTCCCTATCGTCAAGTTCATTCAATTTCGGTTTCAGAAAAGTCTCTAGCATCACACGAGATCGATCAGAGTTTACAGTCACTGTAACATTGTCTTCTTCGAAGGAGCACGAACCCCAAATGCCGAATTCTGCTGCCGCAGAATTTCGAGTAGGTACGGATTCATGTCTACCTAACCTTAAGTGCATACGGGACGCTCTTCGTGTTGCAGTTACGGATTCGTTGTTCTTCATAAACGTTTCGACAATGAAAGCGCGATGCTCACCCGTCCAGTACGTGTTGGCAACTGAAAGCGAAgtgaaataatatgttacaaattGCACCtattgaaacaaaatggcattatatgtagatttcgaaaataaaaacatatttttcgtTCTTTActcaatttcacttttattaaatctacaaatgtgtcagatcattttgccgcaccctgtattatatatatatattgtatgtacacatactatatatatataagtataaagacatatataacatatatgtgtatatatatatatatatatatatatatatatatatatatatagataatatatataggatatatatattcaaatattaattagAAGCGCATTGAGTGTTTTAACTTAAcaatatcaaacacacatacacaaagtaagTGCTTTGCTTGTTCGTCGGTCGGCTGCGATTTGACGCGTTAGAAATGACTCTCTCGAAGAATACCTGTCGATATTGTTCACAATAGTCGAGCtatttctaattcatatttgaatgtatTCCCTCGTATGCATACTAGCAGATGATTCTTACACCATTTTAACATATAGCTATGGACAGGGGTTTTCAATTTGCATCAGGTTCGGTTAGGGTAcatgatgttgataagccacaaaaatggtgaaatatcGATGTTCATCGATCCAAGACGGAACTTTGTGTGAGTTGTCTCGCCTGTCCCTGACTGACTTCCAGGTGTTTTTAACATCCGGCACTTTGAGAGTCTTCTCCAACGCCTAAAATCGCAGCCGGCCGACGAACTAGCAACGCACtttcattgtatatgtgtgtacggtattgtttatatgtgtgtgtctgtaatatatatatatatatatataatatatatatatattatatatatatgtaagtgtgcataacATGTGTTTGGTGCGGCTGTATAATCTATCAGGAGCTAAACTTCACAAAATCAATAGTGACCTCTCTTTTCCCTGCCAAATTCCGTCCAATATCAGACTCACTGggtaacagtttgtgaagtttTAACTTCGGCTAAATAATATAACTTTATTTTTAGTATAGAATACAttccttcttgtttatatatctctttctccatttctctctctttctttctctttttttctcccatCCTGTTATATTTATTGGATAAAAAAtcacacaaataaaaatgaatgtgAATATAAGACAAGTAGGAAACAAACAAGCAAGAAATATAATACAAGCTGAAAAGGCATACAATTGTGAAATCAACGAACAACAATGAAAGAagtgtaaaatgaaaataaccagaccaattaaagaaacaaaagacaatcTAACGTTTCATGTTACACGCTTTatctaaaagaagtaaaagtaaTAAGAGatcaagagaaaaagaagaagaaacggtACCAAAAGTTCGACGTCTGTTTATATGCAGCCCAAGTGTTGACCTACCATATGCACGGTCGTCGTAAATTCGACgtcatttattcttctttttctcttaccGCTCTTATTACTTTTCTTTCTCATTGATAAGTATGTAACCCGAAACAATAGATTCCTTTCTGCTTTTTTTATTGGTGTAGTTATTTCAATTGTACAAGTCTTCTATTGCCTATGTTATTTGCTTGCCCGACTTCATTTATagtatgtctttatgtgtgtcctaatatattattactatttttttttcctatatttatttactgataaGCTTATGCATATGCAGAATAAATCGCCACTACTTCGCAAATTGACCATAATAACTACCTAGATTTTTATTATACTATAAGTGGGCAAAGCTGTCTGAGGGagtcaaactatatatatttcgaaatgcTTTGGCTAAAGTCGTTCAGAAATGCTTTGGTTTGACAGCATACGATAAATGTGGCTTTTGCTCACTTTTACTGTCTTAGTTAGtcctttaaatatattaagtttatggtatatttttattaatattttcacttATATCTGTATCACTGCTAGTTTAACAAATGAGAAATTATGTGTCGGATCATTCCAAGTTGACGATACGGAGTAGTGAGGCAGCACCAACATCTAAATAACACAACCAGCATGTGAAATAATATAttctctgtgtgcgtgcgtgcatatacgcgtatatttatatacgtgtatatatgtatatatatatatatatatatatatatatatatatatatatatatatctcatccacTGATTTTTGGAACTGGATGTTCTACGGAGAGCGTGCTCTTGCTTACCTTCAacttcagtttctagacatgggTGGTCCCGAGACTAAGGCttctaccacgatttttaagaaatgtggtggaaaactaccTCAGGAAGTCAGGGACGCTACTCCCTGACACCCCTTTCAGAGCCCccctacctatatatgtgtgtgtgtgtgtgtgtgtgtgtgtgtgtgtgtgtgtgtgtgtgtgtgtgtgtgtgtgtgtgtgt
This window of the Octopus sinensis unplaced genomic scaffold, ASM634580v1 Contig01262, whole genome shotgun sequence genome carries:
- the LOC115227020 gene encoding homeobox protein Mohawk, whose product is MNTTNIITNNNKNNNINFYANNSSRAFTEKVRYKRKTLQMMSRPLKRWLQENSKNPYPSRAVKQTLAKRSQMTLTQVSNWFANMRRRLKNTVPCRDGSWSTRITKYNDFVEGNAERFSDWSDGDSCDLDDTDTVSPLNILSLWYIFINIFTYICITASLTNEKLCVGSFQVDDTE